A stretch of Ipomoea triloba cultivar NCNSP0323 chromosome 11, ASM357664v1 DNA encodes these proteins:
- the LOC115996229 gene encoding uncharacterized protein LOC115996229 isoform X3 — protein MSYKLMHGKLRMHGSFSKRQFNFFAISSEDQLVDSELESDASEQGSPEPFIEDFSADASSVEAERLGGGRPGLISFYNHPYRREDELIVSNGGKNESTLLWVVGPAVLIASFIVPSVYLRRIISTIFEDSLLTDFLILFFTEALFYCGVAIFLLLIHHLRRPLELVSSSCNRNITPPPLGYRISSVAILGLSLTIPMVTMGFVWPWTGPAASATLAPYLVGIVVQFAFEQYARYVKSPSRPVIPVVFQVYRLHQLNRAAQLVTALSFTVRGAESTPHNLAINSSLGALLNVLQILGVICIWSLSSFVMRYFPSINMTEG, from the exons AT GTCATACAAGCTCATGCATGGAAAGCTAAGGATGCACGGAAGTTTTTCAAAGAGGCAATTCAACTTCTTTGCTATCTCCTCCGAGGATCAATTAGTGGATAGTGAGCTTGAATCAGATGCTTCAGAGCAAGGAAGTCCAGAGCCTTTTATTGAAGATTTCTCTGCAGATGCTTCAAGTGTTGAAGCTGAAAGATTAGGAGGAGGAAGGCCtggcttaatttctttttataatcaTCCTTACAGAAGAGAAGATGAGCTCATTGTGTCTAATGGTGGAAAGAATGAAAGCACTCTGTTGTGGGTTGTTGGTCCTGCTGTTCTTATAGCCTCTTTCATCGTTCCCTCGGTCTACTTACGCAGGATAATATCTACTATTTTCGAGGATTCTCTACTAACTG ATTTCCTTATACTGTTTTTCACAGAGGCTCTTTTCTACTGTGGAGTTGCAATATTTCTTCTACTAATTCACCATTTAAGAAGGCCACTTGAGTTGGTATCTTCGTCATGTAACAGAAATATTACCCCCCCACCATTGGGATATAGAATCTCTTCGGTTGCTATCTTGGGTCTGAGTCTTACAATTCCAATGGTGACAATGGGATTTGTTTGGCCATGGACTGGCCCAGCGGCTTCTGCTACTCTTGCCCCCTATCTTGTTGGTATTGTTGTACAGTTTGCGTTTGAGCAATATGCAAGATATGTGAAGTCTCCTTCACGGCCTGTTATTCCAGTTGTTTTCCAG GTTTATAGGTTGCACCAACTAAACAGGGCAGCACAGTTGGTGACAGCACTTTCATTCACAGTAAGGGGAGCCGAGTCGACACCTCACAACTTGGCAATAAACAGTTCACTGGGTGCACTATTAAATGTACTCCAAATCCTTGGTGTGATTTGTATTTGGTCACTTTCGAGCTTCGTCATGAGATACTTTCCTTCCATAAACATGACTGAGGGGTGA
- the LOC115996229 gene encoding uncharacterized protein LOC115996229 isoform X1 has product MSVKIGSSFSSVFTSLSSPFQSKKARMISSRLRLLDMQHFGADTASNDKFVRSYKLMHGKLRMHGSFSKRQFNFFAISSEDQLVDSELESDASEQGSPEPFIEDFSADASSVEAERLGGGRPGLISFYNHPYRREDELIVSNGGKNESTLLWVVGPAVLIASFIVPSVYLRRIISTIFEDSLLTDFLILFFTEALFYCGVAIFLLLIHHLRRPLELVSSSCNRNITPPPLGYRISSVAILGLSLTIPMVTMGFVWPWTGPAASATLAPYLVGIVVQFAFEQYARYVKSPSRPVIPVVFQVYRLHQLNRAAQLVTALSFTVRGAESTPHNLAINSSLGALLNVLQILGVICIWSLSSFVMRYFPSINMTEG; this is encoded by the exons atgtcaGTAAAAATTGGGTCTTCATTTTCCTCTGTTTTCACCTCTCTTTCTTCGCCTTTTCAATCCAAGAAAGCCCGCATG ATTAGCTCAAGACTCAGATTGCTTGACATGCAGCATTTTGGTGCAGATACTGCAAGCAATGATAAAT ttGTTAGGTCATACAAGCTCATGCATGGAAAGCTAAGGATGCACGGAAGTTTTTCAAAGAGGCAATTCAACTTCTTTGCTATCTCCTCCGAGGATCAATTAGTGGATAGTGAGCTTGAATCAGATGCTTCAGAGCAAGGAAGTCCAGAGCCTTTTATTGAAGATTTCTCTGCAGATGCTTCAAGTGTTGAAGCTGAAAGATTAGGAGGAGGAAGGCCtggcttaatttctttttataatcaTCCTTACAGAAGAGAAGATGAGCTCATTGTGTCTAATGGTGGAAAGAATGAAAGCACTCTGTTGTGGGTTGTTGGTCCTGCTGTTCTTATAGCCTCTTTCATCGTTCCCTCGGTCTACTTACGCAGGATAATATCTACTATTTTCGAGGATTCTCTACTAACTG ATTTCCTTATACTGTTTTTCACAGAGGCTCTTTTCTACTGTGGAGTTGCAATATTTCTTCTACTAATTCACCATTTAAGAAGGCCACTTGAGTTGGTATCTTCGTCATGTAACAGAAATATTACCCCCCCACCATTGGGATATAGAATCTCTTCGGTTGCTATCTTGGGTCTGAGTCTTACAATTCCAATGGTGACAATGGGATTTGTTTGGCCATGGACTGGCCCAGCGGCTTCTGCTACTCTTGCCCCCTATCTTGTTGGTATTGTTGTACAGTTTGCGTTTGAGCAATATGCAAGATATGTGAAGTCTCCTTCACGGCCTGTTATTCCAGTTGTTTTCCAG GTTTATAGGTTGCACCAACTAAACAGGGCAGCACAGTTGGTGACAGCACTTTCATTCACAGTAAGGGGAGCCGAGTCGACACCTCACAACTTGGCAATAAACAGTTCACTGGGTGCACTATTAAATGTACTCCAAATCCTTGGTGTGATTTGTATTTGGTCACTTTCGAGCTTCGTCATGAGATACTTTCCTTCCATAAACATGACTGAGGGGTGA
- the LOC115996229 gene encoding uncharacterized protein LOC115996229 isoform X2 — MSVKIGSSFSSVFTSLSSPFQSKKARMISSRLRLLDMQHFGADTASNDKCRSYKLMHGKLRMHGSFSKRQFNFFAISSEDQLVDSELESDASEQGSPEPFIEDFSADASSVEAERLGGGRPGLISFYNHPYRREDELIVSNGGKNESTLLWVVGPAVLIASFIVPSVYLRRIISTIFEDSLLTDFLILFFTEALFYCGVAIFLLLIHHLRRPLELVSSSCNRNITPPPLGYRISSVAILGLSLTIPMVTMGFVWPWTGPAASATLAPYLVGIVVQFAFEQYARYVKSPSRPVIPVVFQVYRLHQLNRAAQLVTALSFTVRGAESTPHNLAINSSLGALLNVLQILGVICIWSLSSFVMRYFPSINMTEG; from the exons atgtcaGTAAAAATTGGGTCTTCATTTTCCTCTGTTTTCACCTCTCTTTCTTCGCCTTTTCAATCCAAGAAAGCCCGCATG ATTAGCTCAAGACTCAGATTGCTTGACATGCAGCATTTTGGTGCAGATACTGCAAGCAATGATAAATGTAG GTCATACAAGCTCATGCATGGAAAGCTAAGGATGCACGGAAGTTTTTCAAAGAGGCAATTCAACTTCTTTGCTATCTCCTCCGAGGATCAATTAGTGGATAGTGAGCTTGAATCAGATGCTTCAGAGCAAGGAAGTCCAGAGCCTTTTATTGAAGATTTCTCTGCAGATGCTTCAAGTGTTGAAGCTGAAAGATTAGGAGGAGGAAGGCCtggcttaatttctttttataatcaTCCTTACAGAAGAGAAGATGAGCTCATTGTGTCTAATGGTGGAAAGAATGAAAGCACTCTGTTGTGGGTTGTTGGTCCTGCTGTTCTTATAGCCTCTTTCATCGTTCCCTCGGTCTACTTACGCAGGATAATATCTACTATTTTCGAGGATTCTCTACTAACTG ATTTCCTTATACTGTTTTTCACAGAGGCTCTTTTCTACTGTGGAGTTGCAATATTTCTTCTACTAATTCACCATTTAAGAAGGCCACTTGAGTTGGTATCTTCGTCATGTAACAGAAATATTACCCCCCCACCATTGGGATATAGAATCTCTTCGGTTGCTATCTTGGGTCTGAGTCTTACAATTCCAATGGTGACAATGGGATTTGTTTGGCCATGGACTGGCCCAGCGGCTTCTGCTACTCTTGCCCCCTATCTTGTTGGTATTGTTGTACAGTTTGCGTTTGAGCAATATGCAAGATATGTGAAGTCTCCTTCACGGCCTGTTATTCCAGTTGTTTTCCAG GTTTATAGGTTGCACCAACTAAACAGGGCAGCACAGTTGGTGACAGCACTTTCATTCACAGTAAGGGGAGCCGAGTCGACACCTCACAACTTGGCAATAAACAGTTCACTGGGTGCACTATTAAATGTACTCCAAATCCTTGGTGTGATTTGTATTTGGTCACTTTCGAGCTTCGTCATGAGATACTTTCCTTCCATAAACATGACTGAGGGGTGA